A window of Chthoniobacterales bacterium contains these coding sequences:
- a CDS encoding cytochrome c: protein MLRSFFIALGLFLVLLLAVAGFRGQKSGKPPIEIFPDMDHQPKVKSQVPSKFFADDRGNRVPVPGTVPLGYEMPRSKNNPFPDEGKYRGVRFSAGTDYFNTGRFGNQWGTGIPVAVTPELMQRGKERYTIYCAVCHGDSGAGNGVAGQYGMVAIASYHQDRLRVMADGEIFNTITHGKNTMLGYGANIPVDDRWAIVAYVRALQLAQTATINDVPADERAKLEAPPQP, encoded by the coding sequence ATGCTGCGCTCTTTCTTCATCGCCCTCGGTTTGTTCCTCGTGCTGCTTCTCGCGGTCGCGGGTTTCCGCGGCCAGAAAAGCGGCAAGCCGCCGATCGAAATTTTCCCCGACATGGATCACCAGCCCAAGGTGAAGTCGCAGGTGCCGAGCAAATTTTTCGCCGACGATCGCGGCAACCGCGTGCCTGTTCCAGGCACCGTGCCGCTCGGCTACGAGATGCCGCGTTCCAAGAACAATCCTTTCCCCGACGAGGGCAAATACCGCGGGGTTCGCTTTTCCGCGGGGACGGATTACTTCAACACCGGCCGCTTCGGCAACCAGTGGGGAACTGGTATTCCGGTGGCGGTGACGCCCGAGCTGATGCAGCGCGGCAAGGAACGCTACACGATTTATTGCGCCGTGTGCCACGGCGATTCGGGCGCGGGCAACGGCGTGGCCGGCCAATACGGGATGGTGGCCATCGCGAGCTACCATCAGGATCGTCTGCGCGTGATGGCCGACGGCGAAATTTTCAACACGATCACGCACGGCAAAAATACGATGCTCGGCTACGGGGCGAACATCCCGGTCGATGACCGCTGGGCGATCGTCGCCTATGTGCGAGCGTTGCAGCTGGCGCAGACCGCCACGATCAACGACGTGCCGGCGGACGAGCGGGCGAAACTGGAGGCGCCGCCGCAACCATGA